A portion of the Gorilla gorilla gorilla isolate KB3781 chromosome X, NHGRI_mGorGor1-v2.1_pri, whole genome shotgun sequence genome contains these proteins:
- the CXHXorf38 gene encoding uncharacterized protein CXorf38 homolog isoform X1: MVLSELAARLNCAEYKNWVKAGHCLLLLRSCLQGFVGREVLSFHRGLLAAAPGLGPRAVCRGGSRCSPRARQFQPQCQVCAEWKREILRHHVNRNGDVHWGNCRPGRWPVDAWEVAKAFMPRGLADKRGPEECDAVALLSLINSCDHFVVDRKKVTEVIKCRNEIMHSSEMKVSSTWLRDFQMKIQNFLNEFKNIPEIVAVYSRIEQLLTSDWAVHIPEEDQRDGCECEMGTYLSESQVNEIEMQLLKEKLQEIYLQAEEQEVLPEELSNRLEVVKEFLRNNEDLRNGLTEDMQKLDSLCLHQKLDSQEPGRQTPDRKA, encoded by the exons ATGGTGCTGTCGGAGCTAGCGGCGCGCCTCAACTGCGCCGAGTACAAGAACTGGGTGAAGGCGGGCCACTGCCTGCTACTGCTGCGCAGCTGCCTGCAGGGTTTCGTCGGCCGCGAGGTGCTCTCCTTCCACCGCGGCCTACTCGCCGCAGCCCCCGGCCTGGGGCCCCGCGCCGTCTGCCGCGGCGGCTCACGGTGCAGCCCTCGCGCCCGCCAG TTTCAGCCTCAGTGTCAGGTGTGCGCTGAATGGAAAAGGGAGATTTTGAGACATCATGTCAACAGAAATGGAGATGTGCACTGGGGAAACTGCCGGCCGGGCCGCTGGCCCGTGGACGCCTGGGAGGTGGCCAAG GCCTTCATGCCCCGAGGACTAGCAGACAAACGAGGACCTGAGGAATGTGACGCAGTTGCTCTTTTAAGTCTCATCAACTCCTGCGATCACTTCGTGGTTGATCGAAAGAAAGTCACAGAG GTAATTAAATGTCGTAATGAGATCATGCACTCTTCAGAGATGAAAGTGTCTTCTACGTGGCTTCGAGATTTTCAGATGAAGATCCAAAATTTTCTGAATGAATTCAAGAACATCCCAGAGATTGTGGCAGTATACTCCAGAATAGAACAG CTGTTGACGTCTGACTGGGCTGTTCACATCCCCGAGGAAGATCAGCGAGATGGGTGTGAATGTGAAATGGGAACTTACCTGAGTGAGAGCCAagtcaatgaaatagaaatgCAGTTACTAAAGGAGAAACTTCAAGAGATATATCTTCAAGCAGAAGAACAAGAGGTGTTGCCTGAAGAG CTCTCAAATCGACTGGAAGTGGTGAAGGAATTTCTGAGAAACAATGAGGATCTTAGAAATGGCCTTACAGAAGATATGCAGAAGCTAGACAGCCTCTGTCTACATCAAAAACTGGATTCACAAGAACCTGGGAGACAAACACCTGACAGGAAGGCCTGA
- the CXHXorf38 gene encoding uncharacterized protein CXorf38 homolog isoform X2 — protein MVLSELAARLNCAEYKNWVKAGHCLLLLRSCLQGFVGREVLSFHRGLLAAAPGLGPRAVCRGGSRCSPRARQAFMPRGLADKRGPEECDAVALLSLINSCDHFVVDRKKVTEVIKCRNEIMHSSEMKVSSTWLRDFQMKIQNFLNEFKNIPEIVAVYSRIEQLLTSDWAVHIPEEDQRDGCECEMGTYLSESQVNEIEMQLLKEKLQEIYLQAEEQEVLPEELSNRLEVVKEFLRNNEDLRNGLTEDMQKLDSLCLHQKLDSQEPGRQTPDRKA, from the exons ATGGTGCTGTCGGAGCTAGCGGCGCGCCTCAACTGCGCCGAGTACAAGAACTGGGTGAAGGCGGGCCACTGCCTGCTACTGCTGCGCAGCTGCCTGCAGGGTTTCGTCGGCCGCGAGGTGCTCTCCTTCCACCGCGGCCTACTCGCCGCAGCCCCCGGCCTGGGGCCCCGCGCCGTCTGCCGCGGCGGCTCACGGTGCAGCCCTCGCGCCCGCCAG GCCTTCATGCCCCGAGGACTAGCAGACAAACGAGGACCTGAGGAATGTGACGCAGTTGCTCTTTTAAGTCTCATCAACTCCTGCGATCACTTCGTGGTTGATCGAAAGAAAGTCACAGAG GTAATTAAATGTCGTAATGAGATCATGCACTCTTCAGAGATGAAAGTGTCTTCTACGTGGCTTCGAGATTTTCAGATGAAGATCCAAAATTTTCTGAATGAATTCAAGAACATCCCAGAGATTGTGGCAGTATACTCCAGAATAGAACAG CTGTTGACGTCTGACTGGGCTGTTCACATCCCCGAGGAAGATCAGCGAGATGGGTGTGAATGTGAAATGGGAACTTACCTGAGTGAGAGCCAagtcaatgaaatagaaatgCAGTTACTAAAGGAGAAACTTCAAGAGATATATCTTCAAGCAGAAGAACAAGAGGTGTTGCCTGAAGAG CTCTCAAATCGACTGGAAGTGGTGAAGGAATTTCTGAGAAACAATGAGGATCTTAGAAATGGCCTTACAGAAGATATGCAGAAGCTAGACAGCCTCTGTCTACATCAAAAACTGGATTCACAAGAACCTGGGAGACAAACACCTGACAGGAAGGCCTGA